A window of the Ipomoea triloba cultivar NCNSP0323 chromosome 14, ASM357664v1 genome harbors these coding sequences:
- the LOC116004442 gene encoding pyridoxine/pyridoxamine 5'-phosphate oxidase 1, chloroplastic-like isoform X3 — protein MESKVDSIEQDGVENISYLTQVQAAQLDELLTGPLGFTVHQLMTYRSSEHNRVLVICGPGNNGGGGLVSARHLRNFGYNISISYPKPLYNNLVTQLESLSVPFLSVEDLTLDISESFDILVDATFGFSFLGAPNPPLDDLIQRVVALQSSNQKAVIVCVDIPSGWHIEEGDLSGKGLKPHMLVSLFAPKFCAKTFHGPHHFLGGRFIPAAILEKFQLQLPDYPGTSPCVRIGKASTGISSLKDKYFEQHVEADPFDQFQKWLEDAMSAGLKRATAAAVSTATKDGKTSSRMVLLRSVDRDGFVWNSNYESRKGQDISENPHAALLFCWSGLNREARVEGTVQKISEQESEHYFYSRPIESQIAALVSKQSTVIPNRQTLHNEYKDLETKYYDGIVIPKPKSAGGYRLRPKMFEFLQGQESQLHYRLQYTAQDIDGKKEWKIDQSTCDKC, from the exons ATGGAGAGTAAAGTTGATAGCATTGAGCAAGATGGTGTGGAGAATATATCCTATCTAACGCAGGTACAAGCTGCACAACTGGATGAGCTGCTCACAGGTCCTCTTGGGTTTACTGTTCATCAGCTCATG ACTTATCGATCAAGTGAACACAATCGTGTCCTTGTGATCTGTGGTCCGGGGAACAATGGCGGTGGGGGTCTTGTGTCTGCTCGCCATTTACGTAATTTTGGCTACAACATATCCATTTCTTacccaaagcctctttacaacAATTTGGTCACCCAG CTTGAATCACTCTCAGTTCCTTTCCTATCTGTGGAAGATCTAACTCTGGACATATCTGAGAGCTTTGACATTCTGGTTGATGCTACCTTTGGCTTTTCCTTCCTCG GTGCCCCGAACCCGCCTTTAGATGATCTGATACAGAGGGTGGTGGCATTACAAAGTAGTAATCAGAAGGCAGTAATTGTGTGTGTGGATATTCCATCTGGATGGCACATTGAAGAAGGGGATCTCAGTGGCAAAGGCCTTAAACCTCACATGCTG GTATCCCTGTTTGCACCAAAATTCTGTGCCAAAACCTTTCATGGTCCACACCATTTTCTGGGTGGCAGGTTTATTCCAGCAGCCATTTTAGAAAAATTTCAGCTGCAGTTACCAGATTATCCAGGCACTTCACCGTGTGTTCGAATTGGAAAGGCTTCGACGGGCATATCATCCTTGAAAGACAAGTATTTTGAACAACATGTTGAGGCTGATCCCTTTGATCAG TTCCAAAAGTGGTTAGAAGATGCAATGAGTGCAGGCTTGAAGAGAGCAACTGCTGCTGCTGTGTCAACCGCGACAAAAGATGGGAAGAC GTCATCAAGAATGGTGCTGCTGAGATCAGTAGACAGAGATGGCTTTGTCTG GAACTCCAATTATGAAAGCAGAAAGGGTCAGGATATATCAGAAAACCCTCATGCGGCACTTCTTTTCTGCTGGAGTGGTTTAAACAGAGAGGCAAGAGTAGAGGGAACAGTGCAGAAAATTTCTGAACAAGAATCTGAGCACTACTTCTACAGTCGTCCAATAGAAAGTCAAATTGCAGCTTTAGTTAGCAAGCAG AGTACTGTAATTCCTAATCGTCAGACTCTCCACAACGAATACAAAGATTTGGAGACCAAGTACTATGATGG AATTGTGATTCCCAAACCAAAAAGCGCCGGAGGATACAGGCTTAGACCGAAAATGTTTGAATTCTTGCAAGGACAAGAATCTCAGTTGCATTATAG GTTGCAATATACTGCTCAAGATATTGATGGAAAGAAGGAATGGAAAATAGATCAATCCACTTGTGACAagtgttaa
- the LOC116004442 gene encoding pyridoxine/pyridoxamine 5'-phosphate oxidase 1, chloroplastic-like isoform X1 has protein sequence MESKVDSIEQDGVENISYLTQVQAAQLDELLTGPLGFTVHQLMELAALSVATAIAETYRSSEHNRVLVICGPGNNGGGGLVSARHLRNFGYNISISYPKPLYNNLVTQLESLSVPFLSVEDLTLDISESFDILVDATFGFSFLGAPNPPLDDLIQRVVALQSSNQKAVIVCVDIPSGWHIEEGDLSGKGLKPHMLVSLFAPKFCAKTFHGPHHFLGGRFIPAAILEKFQLQLPDYPGTSPCVRIGKASTGISSLKDKYFEQHVEADPFDQFQKWLEDAMSAGLKRATAAAVSTATKDGKTSSRMVLLRSVDRDGFVWNSNYESRKGQDISENPHAALLFCWSGLNREARVEGTVQKISEQESEHYFYSRPIESQIAALVSKQSTVIPNRQTLHNEYKDLETKYYDGIVIPKPKSAGGYRLRPKMFEFLQGQESQLHYRLQYTAQDIDGKKEWKIDQSTCDKC, from the exons ATGGAGAGTAAAGTTGATAGCATTGAGCAAGATGGTGTGGAGAATATATCCTATCTAACGCAGGTACAAGCTGCACAACTGGATGAGCTGCTCACAGGTCCTCTTGGGTTTACTGTTCATCAGCTCATG GAATTGGCTGCTCTAAGTGTTGCAACTGCTATTGCAGAG ACTTATCGATCAAGTGAACACAATCGTGTCCTTGTGATCTGTGGTCCGGGGAACAATGGCGGTGGGGGTCTTGTGTCTGCTCGCCATTTACGTAATTTTGGCTACAACATATCCATTTCTTacccaaagcctctttacaacAATTTGGTCACCCAG CTTGAATCACTCTCAGTTCCTTTCCTATCTGTGGAAGATCTAACTCTGGACATATCTGAGAGCTTTGACATTCTGGTTGATGCTACCTTTGGCTTTTCCTTCCTCG GTGCCCCGAACCCGCCTTTAGATGATCTGATACAGAGGGTGGTGGCATTACAAAGTAGTAATCAGAAGGCAGTAATTGTGTGTGTGGATATTCCATCTGGATGGCACATTGAAGAAGGGGATCTCAGTGGCAAAGGCCTTAAACCTCACATGCTG GTATCCCTGTTTGCACCAAAATTCTGTGCCAAAACCTTTCATGGTCCACACCATTTTCTGGGTGGCAGGTTTATTCCAGCAGCCATTTTAGAAAAATTTCAGCTGCAGTTACCAGATTATCCAGGCACTTCACCGTGTGTTCGAATTGGAAAGGCTTCGACGGGCATATCATCCTTGAAAGACAAGTATTTTGAACAACATGTTGAGGCTGATCCCTTTGATCAG TTCCAAAAGTGGTTAGAAGATGCAATGAGTGCAGGCTTGAAGAGAGCAACTGCTGCTGCTGTGTCAACCGCGACAAAAGATGGGAAGAC GTCATCAAGAATGGTGCTGCTGAGATCAGTAGACAGAGATGGCTTTGTCTG GAACTCCAATTATGAAAGCAGAAAGGGTCAGGATATATCAGAAAACCCTCATGCGGCACTTCTTTTCTGCTGGAGTGGTTTAAACAGAGAGGCAAGAGTAGAGGGAACAGTGCAGAAAATTTCTGAACAAGAATCTGAGCACTACTTCTACAGTCGTCCAATAGAAAGTCAAATTGCAGCTTTAGTTAGCAAGCAG AGTACTGTAATTCCTAATCGTCAGACTCTCCACAACGAATACAAAGATTTGGAGACCAAGTACTATGATGG AATTGTGATTCCCAAACCAAAAAGCGCCGGAGGATACAGGCTTAGACCGAAAATGTTTGAATTCTTGCAAGGACAAGAATCTCAGTTGCATTATAG GTTGCAATATACTGCTCAAGATATTGATGGAAAGAAGGAATGGAAAATAGATCAATCCACTTGTGACAagtgttaa
- the LOC116004442 gene encoding pyridoxine/pyridoxamine 5'-phosphate oxidase 1, chloroplastic-like isoform X2 → MESKVDSIEQDGVENISYLTQVQAAQLDELLTGPLGFTVHQLMELAALSVATAIAETYRSSEHNRVLVICGPGNNGGGGLVSARHLRNFGYNISISYPKPLYNNLVTQLESLSVPFLSVEDLTLDISESFDILVDATFGFSFLDDLIQRVVALQSSNQKAVIVCVDIPSGWHIEEGDLSGKGLKPHMLVSLFAPKFCAKTFHGPHHFLGGRFIPAAILEKFQLQLPDYPGTSPCVRIGKASTGISSLKDKYFEQHVEADPFDQFQKWLEDAMSAGLKRATAAAVSTATKDGKTSSRMVLLRSVDRDGFVWNSNYESRKGQDISENPHAALLFCWSGLNREARVEGTVQKISEQESEHYFYSRPIESQIAALVSKQSTVIPNRQTLHNEYKDLETKYYDGIVIPKPKSAGGYRLRPKMFEFLQGQESQLHYRLQYTAQDIDGKKEWKIDQSTCDKC, encoded by the exons ATGGAGAGTAAAGTTGATAGCATTGAGCAAGATGGTGTGGAGAATATATCCTATCTAACGCAGGTACAAGCTGCACAACTGGATGAGCTGCTCACAGGTCCTCTTGGGTTTACTGTTCATCAGCTCATG GAATTGGCTGCTCTAAGTGTTGCAACTGCTATTGCAGAG ACTTATCGATCAAGTGAACACAATCGTGTCCTTGTGATCTGTGGTCCGGGGAACAATGGCGGTGGGGGTCTTGTGTCTGCTCGCCATTTACGTAATTTTGGCTACAACATATCCATTTCTTacccaaagcctctttacaacAATTTGGTCACCCAG CTTGAATCACTCTCAGTTCCTTTCCTATCTGTGGAAGATCTAACTCTGGACATATCTGAGAGCTTTGACATTCTGGTTGATGCTACCTTTGGCTTTTCCTTCCTCG ATGATCTGATACAGAGGGTGGTGGCATTACAAAGTAGTAATCAGAAGGCAGTAATTGTGTGTGTGGATATTCCATCTGGATGGCACATTGAAGAAGGGGATCTCAGTGGCAAAGGCCTTAAACCTCACATGCTG GTATCCCTGTTTGCACCAAAATTCTGTGCCAAAACCTTTCATGGTCCACACCATTTTCTGGGTGGCAGGTTTATTCCAGCAGCCATTTTAGAAAAATTTCAGCTGCAGTTACCAGATTATCCAGGCACTTCACCGTGTGTTCGAATTGGAAAGGCTTCGACGGGCATATCATCCTTGAAAGACAAGTATTTTGAACAACATGTTGAGGCTGATCCCTTTGATCAG TTCCAAAAGTGGTTAGAAGATGCAATGAGTGCAGGCTTGAAGAGAGCAACTGCTGCTGCTGTGTCAACCGCGACAAAAGATGGGAAGAC GTCATCAAGAATGGTGCTGCTGAGATCAGTAGACAGAGATGGCTTTGTCTG GAACTCCAATTATGAAAGCAGAAAGGGTCAGGATATATCAGAAAACCCTCATGCGGCACTTCTTTTCTGCTGGAGTGGTTTAAACAGAGAGGCAAGAGTAGAGGGAACAGTGCAGAAAATTTCTGAACAAGAATCTGAGCACTACTTCTACAGTCGTCCAATAGAAAGTCAAATTGCAGCTTTAGTTAGCAAGCAG AGTACTGTAATTCCTAATCGTCAGACTCTCCACAACGAATACAAAGATTTGGAGACCAAGTACTATGATGG AATTGTGATTCCCAAACCAAAAAGCGCCGGAGGATACAGGCTTAGACCGAAAATGTTTGAATTCTTGCAAGGACAAGAATCTCAGTTGCATTATAG GTTGCAATATACTGCTCAAGATATTGATGGAAAGAAGGAATGGAAAATAGATCAATCCACTTGTGACAagtgttaa
- the LOC116004442 gene encoding pyridoxine/pyridoxamine 5'-phosphate oxidase 1, chloroplastic-like isoform X4, translating to MESKVDSIEQDGVENISYLTQVQAAQLDELLTGPLGFTVHQLMELAALSVATAIAELESLSVPFLSVEDLTLDISESFDILVDATFGFSFLGAPNPPLDDLIQRVVALQSSNQKAVIVCVDIPSGWHIEEGDLSGKGLKPHMLVSLFAPKFCAKTFHGPHHFLGGRFIPAAILEKFQLQLPDYPGTSPCVRIGKASTGISSLKDKYFEQHVEADPFDQFQKWLEDAMSAGLKRATAAAVSTATKDGKTSSRMVLLRSVDRDGFVWNSNYESRKGQDISENPHAALLFCWSGLNREARVEGTVQKISEQESEHYFYSRPIESQIAALVSKQSTVIPNRQTLHNEYKDLETKYYDGIVIPKPKSAGGYRLRPKMFEFLQGQESQLHYRLQYTAQDIDGKKEWKIDQSTCDKC from the exons ATGGAGAGTAAAGTTGATAGCATTGAGCAAGATGGTGTGGAGAATATATCCTATCTAACGCAGGTACAAGCTGCACAACTGGATGAGCTGCTCACAGGTCCTCTTGGGTTTACTGTTCATCAGCTCATG GAATTGGCTGCTCTAAGTGTTGCAACTGCTATTGCAGAG CTTGAATCACTCTCAGTTCCTTTCCTATCTGTGGAAGATCTAACTCTGGACATATCTGAGAGCTTTGACATTCTGGTTGATGCTACCTTTGGCTTTTCCTTCCTCG GTGCCCCGAACCCGCCTTTAGATGATCTGATACAGAGGGTGGTGGCATTACAAAGTAGTAATCAGAAGGCAGTAATTGTGTGTGTGGATATTCCATCTGGATGGCACATTGAAGAAGGGGATCTCAGTGGCAAAGGCCTTAAACCTCACATGCTG GTATCCCTGTTTGCACCAAAATTCTGTGCCAAAACCTTTCATGGTCCACACCATTTTCTGGGTGGCAGGTTTATTCCAGCAGCCATTTTAGAAAAATTTCAGCTGCAGTTACCAGATTATCCAGGCACTTCACCGTGTGTTCGAATTGGAAAGGCTTCGACGGGCATATCATCCTTGAAAGACAAGTATTTTGAACAACATGTTGAGGCTGATCCCTTTGATCAG TTCCAAAAGTGGTTAGAAGATGCAATGAGTGCAGGCTTGAAGAGAGCAACTGCTGCTGCTGTGTCAACCGCGACAAAAGATGGGAAGAC GTCATCAAGAATGGTGCTGCTGAGATCAGTAGACAGAGATGGCTTTGTCTG GAACTCCAATTATGAAAGCAGAAAGGGTCAGGATATATCAGAAAACCCTCATGCGGCACTTCTTTTCTGCTGGAGTGGTTTAAACAGAGAGGCAAGAGTAGAGGGAACAGTGCAGAAAATTTCTGAACAAGAATCTGAGCACTACTTCTACAGTCGTCCAATAGAAAGTCAAATTGCAGCTTTAGTTAGCAAGCAG AGTACTGTAATTCCTAATCGTCAGACTCTCCACAACGAATACAAAGATTTGGAGACCAAGTACTATGATGG AATTGTGATTCCCAAACCAAAAAGCGCCGGAGGATACAGGCTTAGACCGAAAATGTTTGAATTCTTGCAAGGACAAGAATCTCAGTTGCATTATAG GTTGCAATATACTGCTCAAGATATTGATGGAAAGAAGGAATGGAAAATAGATCAATCCACTTGTGACAagtgttaa
- the LOC116004442 gene encoding pyridoxine/pyridoxamine 5'-phosphate oxidase 1, chloroplastic-like isoform X5, with protein sequence MESKVDSIEQDGVENISYLTQVQAAQLDELLTGPLGFTVHQLMLESLSVPFLSVEDLTLDISESFDILVDATFGFSFLGAPNPPLDDLIQRVVALQSSNQKAVIVCVDIPSGWHIEEGDLSGKGLKPHMLVSLFAPKFCAKTFHGPHHFLGGRFIPAAILEKFQLQLPDYPGTSPCVRIGKASTGISSLKDKYFEQHVEADPFDQFQKWLEDAMSAGLKRATAAAVSTATKDGKTSSRMVLLRSVDRDGFVWNSNYESRKGQDISENPHAALLFCWSGLNREARVEGTVQKISEQESEHYFYSRPIESQIAALVSKQSTVIPNRQTLHNEYKDLETKYYDGIVIPKPKSAGGYRLRPKMFEFLQGQESQLHYRLQYTAQDIDGKKEWKIDQSTCDKC encoded by the exons ATGGAGAGTAAAGTTGATAGCATTGAGCAAGATGGTGTGGAGAATATATCCTATCTAACGCAGGTACAAGCTGCACAACTGGATGAGCTGCTCACAGGTCCTCTTGGGTTTACTGTTCATCAGCTCATG CTTGAATCACTCTCAGTTCCTTTCCTATCTGTGGAAGATCTAACTCTGGACATATCTGAGAGCTTTGACATTCTGGTTGATGCTACCTTTGGCTTTTCCTTCCTCG GTGCCCCGAACCCGCCTTTAGATGATCTGATACAGAGGGTGGTGGCATTACAAAGTAGTAATCAGAAGGCAGTAATTGTGTGTGTGGATATTCCATCTGGATGGCACATTGAAGAAGGGGATCTCAGTGGCAAAGGCCTTAAACCTCACATGCTG GTATCCCTGTTTGCACCAAAATTCTGTGCCAAAACCTTTCATGGTCCACACCATTTTCTGGGTGGCAGGTTTATTCCAGCAGCCATTTTAGAAAAATTTCAGCTGCAGTTACCAGATTATCCAGGCACTTCACCGTGTGTTCGAATTGGAAAGGCTTCGACGGGCATATCATCCTTGAAAGACAAGTATTTTGAACAACATGTTGAGGCTGATCCCTTTGATCAG TTCCAAAAGTGGTTAGAAGATGCAATGAGTGCAGGCTTGAAGAGAGCAACTGCTGCTGCTGTGTCAACCGCGACAAAAGATGGGAAGAC GTCATCAAGAATGGTGCTGCTGAGATCAGTAGACAGAGATGGCTTTGTCTG GAACTCCAATTATGAAAGCAGAAAGGGTCAGGATATATCAGAAAACCCTCATGCGGCACTTCTTTTCTGCTGGAGTGGTTTAAACAGAGAGGCAAGAGTAGAGGGAACAGTGCAGAAAATTTCTGAACAAGAATCTGAGCACTACTTCTACAGTCGTCCAATAGAAAGTCAAATTGCAGCTTTAGTTAGCAAGCAG AGTACTGTAATTCCTAATCGTCAGACTCTCCACAACGAATACAAAGATTTGGAGACCAAGTACTATGATGG AATTGTGATTCCCAAACCAAAAAGCGCCGGAGGATACAGGCTTAGACCGAAAATGTTTGAATTCTTGCAAGGACAAGAATCTCAGTTGCATTATAG GTTGCAATATACTGCTCAAGATATTGATGGAAAGAAGGAATGGAAAATAGATCAATCCACTTGTGACAagtgttaa
- the LOC116004790 gene encoding serine/threonine-protein kinase PCRK1-like, producing the protein MDWARCFSPGREEDLFPPLPTTSLKKFTYKKLRKATGKFNAGNRIGEDTYKGTLRRGLHINPPVADRDAPKTMEVIVRNLSRGLQPGDLPKCLNEIKKLEKISHPNLVHLVGYCAEPDRRRENRAYCFLVFDLVKNGSAHDRLLDYEKPHKPLAWERRIRIAIQTGLALEHLHEHGVMYRTFGSRCVLLDEELNVKLSYAVFPKLNVYKTIADLHKEADPTLTPESITMFLSRAPELFTSYSTTKENDVWGFGIFLCELLMGKPLSSAPDQETPVLDVLMKCFSDRSIMETSMDPRLIRGEQRFYDPATVLKMVTIAGMCLQKRPEARPSMKQINKLLDKISESKVEYVDEELESFDH; encoded by the coding sequence ATGGATTGGGCGCGGTGTTTCAGCCCCGGCAGAGAAGAAGACCTCTTCCCTCCATTGCCAACCACATCGCTCAAGAAATTCACCTACAAGAAACTGAGAAAAGCCACCGGAAAATTCAACGCCGGCAACAGAATCGGCGAGGACACCTACAAGGGAACCCTCCGCCGCGGCCTCCACATTAACCCCCCCGTCGCTGACCGCGACGCGCCGAAGACGATGGAGGTAATCGTCAGAAACCTCAGCCGCGGCCTCCAGCCGGGAGATCTCCCCAAATGCCTCAACGAAATCAAGAAACTCGAGAAGATTTCGCACCCGAACCTCGTCCACCTCGTCGGATACTGCGCCGAGCCGGACCGGCGCCGCGAAAATCGGGCCTATTGTTTCCTCGTATTCGACCTCGTCAAGAACGGCAGCGCGCACGACCGCCTCCTCGACTACGAGAAGCCCCACAAACCCCTCGCCTGGGAGAGGCGGATCCGAATCGCCATCCAAACCGGGCTCGCATTGGAACACCTCCACGAACACGGCGTAATGTACCGAACCTTCGGCTCGCGGTGCGTACTTTTAGACGAGGAACTAAACGTCAAGCTATCGTACGCCGTTTTCCCCAAATTAAACGTGTACAAAACCATAGCCGACCTTCACAAAGAGGCCGACCCCACATTAACCCCGGAATCCATCACAATGTTCCTATCCAGAGCCCCGGAGCTCTTCACCTCGTACTCGACCACGAAGGAGAACGATGTTTGGGGGTTCGGAATATTCCTGTGCGAGCTGCTCATGGGGAAACCCCTGTCCTCCGCTCCGGACCAGGAAACGCCGGTGCTGGATGTGCTGATGAAGTGCTTTTCCGATCGGAGCATTATGGAGACGAGCATGGATCCGAGGCTGATCAGGGGGGAACAGAGGTTTTATGATCCGGCCACGGTGCTGAAGATGGTGACGATCGCCGGAATGTGCCTGCAGAAACGGCCTGAAGCACGGCCTTCAATGAAGCAGATCAATAAGTTGTTGGACAAGATTTCTGAGTCCAAGGTCGAGTATGTCGATGAAGAATTAGAGTCTTTCGACCACTAA